ACATCTGAAGTGTTTGTCCCTTTTGCCTTCACCACCAGCCCCTTTTCCTCACAGCTGCAAGGAAGAACAAGATGGTGtaaccacagcagcagcctgagcagaCAGAAAGCCCCCAGGGGGGAAGGGCCAGGGCTGGACAGCACCAGAGCTATGTGAGAGCACCCAGAGCTAAGCCGGGTGGGGTCTGGAGGGGTGAAtggccagggctgtgctgtgtgaTGGGGATGCACGTAAATAGCAGGGCCCCACCTCAGGGTCCTGGTCTGGAGCCACTGAAACTGCTGAAGATAGAGACAAGTTTGGGGACAAAGCACATGAGGGAGCAGATATTTGAGACCTGCCCAGTCAGGGAGACCCCGGGCTCAGGCACTGCTGCTACTGCTGAACAGCTTGGAGATGACTCAATGACAGGCTACATACAAGTGGCTCCGTAGGGAGGTAATTTCTGGACGCAGataaaagcaaagtgaaatcCAATGGCTGGCAGCTGAAGCGAGACTAATTCAGCCTGGAAAGAAGACTCACGTTTCTACCAGGGAGTGCAATTAACTCTCAAGCAGCTTTTTAAAGACAAGGATGACCTGCGAGCCCCTGGTATCCTCGAAACCAGACTCCCCACGGAAAGTTGCAGGGCCCTGGTGCAGGGCCAAGGATGCTGCCAGGAGGGAGAGGCCAGGCAGCACAATGGGGGTCCCTGCAGTCCCTTGCTCCCCAGTGCATATGGAGGGGCCAGCATTCTGTGCACATGCAGAGGGACAGTCACAAGGGCCTGGACATCTGCCTTGAGCTCAGCCCAGgacctcaccaccctcatagcTCTGCTCATCTCACTCCTGCCCTACAGCAGCCTGATGCTGTATCCCTCAGAGACCATCACAGTGGCCCAGTTCCTAAAGTCCCTAATGAGGCTGGCAGCAGAAGATGTGCTTGTGGGCTGCGCACAGCTGGGGATGAGTGAAGCACTCAGACAATACCTTGTCCAGGGATGGCATGGCTCAGTTTTCGAGGAGACATTGGAGAAGGTGCCTTCTGCACAGGGCTCGCAGGGGGATGACATCTGGGCCACGGCCttggctggagaggagcagaggttACAGGAAggtgagctggggctgcaggaggtgtgGGACTGTGGGGGTCAGGCCAGCAGCCCtccccacagcagtgctgccaggCCCAGCTCTCCTGAAAGCCCTGCTGGGGCCCCCTTTCCCTGGAGGAcagagctcagcactgccagggcatTGGTCCTGCTGGAGGAAGGAGTTGACTGGACTCACCTGCCACAAAGCCAAAGCCAAGCTGGCAGGGCTGGTTCTCCACACAGGTCTGGCAGCTGGTGTCAGAGCAGTGCATACCATCCCGGCACTGGCACACCGTGTTGTGTGTTGCGTTTCCTTGTGTCTTTATGATGAAGCCAGCATCTGGGCAAAGGTTGCATGGGCCAGGTGAGGCACTGGGCAGCTGAACCTGGGgtcagcagcctctgcaggCTGGGCCGCTGGGCACAGGGAGCACTTACTCTCTTCACAGATGTCATGGGGGGCACAGTGCTTCTCCTTGGTCCAGCTCTGCTGATAGTGTCCGCTCTCACAGCGGGCACAGATGGAATCCTGTGTGCCATTGCATTCAGAGACCAGCTTTTCCCCTGTAATAATGGCTGGTGAGGAGGGGGTGAAGggcctttctctctctccaggcagcagctctgccagcaggacagggcaACTGTGGATGCTAGGACTGT
This genomic stretch from Heliangelus exortis chromosome 16, bHelExo1.hap1, whole genome shotgun sequence harbors:
- the CD40 gene encoding tumor necrosis factor receptor superfamily member 5, translated to MKRIGLVGLLGAVLLGCWEPGDAINCFNKQYEHEGRCCNWCQPGEKLVSECNGTQDSICARCESGHYQQSWTKEKHCAPHDICEENAGFIIKTQGNATHNTVCQCRDGMHCSDTSCQTCVENQPCQLGFGFVAAKAVAQMSSPCEPCAEGTFSNVSSKTEPCHPWTSCEEKGLVVKAKGTNTSDVICESVGRSSLSVLIPISAAVVTCVVGICIYCLVHADPKRRVENEIEAGIQQPQEVEDFPVQQTLLGGQPVAQEDGKESRMAEQERL